A region of Catenibacterium mitsuokai DNA encodes the following proteins:
- a CDS encoding TetR/AcrR family transcriptional regulator C-terminal domain-containing protein, which produces MSEITKHALEDSLKVLLLRKPFNKITIGDLTKECGINRMTFYYHFTDMHHLLSWIILDEIHQLLLNTNIYPEGCIRLLYKMKEDQIYIMNVYHSLHQEEFQSYLSPMIQGILKIKIEEEGSMIIQESDKEFIAHFYSYCIVGLLID; this is translated from the coding sequence ATGAGTGAAATCACAAAACATGCATTAGAGGATTCATTGAAGGTATTACTCTTAAGAAAACCTTTTAATAAGATTACGATTGGTGATCTCACAAAGGAATGTGGTATTAACCGTATGACATTCTATTATCACTTTACTGATATGCATCATCTTCTTTCATGGATCATCTTAGATGAAATACATCAATTACTCTTAAATACAAATATCTACCCTGAAGGATGTATTCGTCTTCTCTATAAGATGAAAGAAGACCAGATCTATATTATGAATGTATATCATTCCTTACATCAAGAAGAGTTTCAAAGCTATTTATCTCCAATGATTCAAGGAATACTTAAAATCAAGATAGAGGAAGAAGGCAGTATGATTATTCAAGAATCAGATAAAGAATTTATTGCCCACTTCTATTCTTATTGTATTGTAGGATTGTTGATAGATTGA
- a CDS encoding MATE family efflux transporter: protein MNQDYMKTKPILPLVLSMSLPMVLSMLVNSLYNIVDSFFVARISENAMNALSLVFPIQNLITAIAVGFGVGMNAVIAFYLGTEDHKKAEDSMAQGLLLSAIHGLILMIVCVVFIPNFLKFFTNDPVVLKDGILYGRIAFSFSFVIQVGIAFEKIYQSLGRMALTMKIMIIGCVTNIILDPILIFGLGPIPAMGIAGAAIATGIGQTVPFILYLYYYKVDLPLRIHKEALESTQYYKKLYGIGIPATLNIALPSVLISVLNAILVSYSAIYVVVLGIYYKLQTFVFMPSNGIIQGIRPLVGYNYGAKEYNRVNKIYKLTLGLSLIIMIAGTLLCFVFPKEIMGLFTTNEETLNAGVTALRIISISFVFSSLSLTSGGVLEGLGMGIPSLIISLCRYVVIILPCAYILSSLLGPTGVWHAFWITEVFTAVISLLIYKKKKKDSFNL from the coding sequence ATGAATCAAGATTATATGAAAACAAAACCTATACTGCCATTAGTACTCTCTATGAGCTTACCAATGGTATTATCCATGCTTGTCAATTCTCTCTACAATATCGTCGATAGCTTCTTTGTGGCTCGTATTAGCGAGAATGCGATGAATGCCTTATCTTTAGTATTCCCTATCCAAAACTTAATTACTGCGATTGCTGTAGGGTTTGGTGTGGGCATGAATGCTGTGATTGCATTCTATCTAGGTACAGAGGATCATAAGAAAGCTGAAGATTCTATGGCACAGGGATTATTACTTTCTGCAATCCATGGGCTAATCTTAATGATTGTCTGTGTTGTGTTTATTCCTAACTTCTTAAAATTCTTTACAAATGATCCTGTTGTATTAAAGGATGGGATATTATATGGACGTATTGCCTTCTCATTCTCTTTTGTGATTCAGGTAGGTATTGCCTTTGAAAAGATTTATCAGTCTTTAGGACGTATGGCTCTCACTATGAAGATTATGATTATAGGATGCGTAACAAATATTATTCTTGATCCTATTTTAATATTTGGTTTAGGCCCTATTCCTGCAATGGGTATTGCGGGAGCTGCGATTGCGACTGGTATTGGTCAGACAGTTCCTTTTATTCTATATCTATATTATTATAAGGTTGATTTACCACTACGTATTCATAAGGAAGCTTTAGAAAGTACTCAATATTATAAGAAGTTATATGGTATTGGTATTCCTGCCACTCTTAATATTGCCTTACCTTCTGTTCTTATTTCTGTCTTAAATGCGATTCTAGTAAGCTATTCAGCTATCTATGTCGTAGTACTAGGTATCTATTATAAGCTTCAGACATTTGTCTTTATGCCATCTAATGGAATCATCCAGGGTATTAGACCACTTGTTGGATATAACTATGGGGCTAAAGAATATAATCGTGTCAATAAGATCTATAAGCTCACTCTTGGTTTAAGTTTAATTATTATGATTGCAGGAACTCTTCTTTGTTTTGTATTCCCAAAAGAAATCATGGGACTCTTTACTACAAATGAAGAAACACTTAACGCAGGTGTGACCGCCTTACGTATTATTAGTATTTCCTTTGTCTTCTCTTCACTCTCGCTTACTTCAGGAGGAGTACTCGAAGGACTTGGTATGGGTATTCCATCTTTAATTATCTCTTTATGTCGTTATGTAGTCATTATTCTTCCATGCGCTTATATTCTTTCTTCACTACTTGGACCAACTGGCGTATGGCATGCTTTCTGGATTACAGAAGTGTTCACTGCAGTTATTTCTCTACTTATATATAAGAAGAAAAAGAAGGATTCATTTAACTTATGA
- a CDS encoding PTS sugar transporter subunit IIB: MVGIILASHGQFAEGIFQSGSMIFGDQANVKACTLMPSEGPDDIRRKMEEAIAGFENQDEVLFLVDLWGGTPFNQASALLNGHEDKWAIVTGLNLPMLIETYASRMSMETAHEIATHVTEVARDGVKPKPETLEPKKEEKAAAAAPAPQGAIPEGTVIGDGHIKYVLARIDSRLLHGQVATAWTKTTQPNRIIVVSDGVAHDDLRKEMIIQAAPPGVKAHVVPIDKMIQVAKDPRFGNTKALVLFENPQDALRAIEGGVDIKTLNLGSMAHSQGKVVCTKAVSMSQDDVDTIEKIMAKGVKFDVRKVPNDSPDNINAILNKAKEGLSK; this comes from the coding sequence ATGGTAGGAATTATCCTTGCGAGTCATGGACAGTTTGCAGAAGGCATTTTCCAGTCAGGATCTATGATCTTTGGTGATCAGGCTAACGTTAAAGCCTGCACATTAATGCCTAGCGAAGGCCCAGATGATATTCGCAGAAAAATGGAAGAAGCGATTGCTGGTTTTGAAAATCAGGATGAAGTATTATTCCTTGTAGACCTTTGGGGTGGAACACCATTCAATCAGGCAAGTGCTTTACTTAATGGACATGAAGATAAGTGGGCTATTGTCACTGGTTTAAATTTACCAATGTTGATTGAAACTTACGCATCTCGTATGTCTATGGAAACAGCTCATGAAATCGCAACACATGTCACTGAAGTGGCAAGAGATGGTGTTAAACCAAAACCTGAAACACTAGAACCTAAGAAGGAAGAAAAGGCAGCAGCAGCTGCACCAGCACCTCAGGGCGCTATTCCTGAAGGAACAGTTATTGGTGATGGTCACATCAAGTATGTATTAGCAAGAATTGATTCACGTTTATTACATGGTCAGGTTGCTACTGCATGGACTAAGACAACTCAGCCAAACCGTATCATCGTAGTATCTGATGGTGTGGCTCACGATGATCTTAGAAAAGAAATGATTATTCAGGCAGCACCTCCAGGTGTTAAAGCTCACGTTGTACCAATCGATAAGATGATCCAGGTTGCTAAGGATCCACGTTTTGGTAACACAAAAGCATTAGTATTATTCGAAAACCCACAGGATGCACTTCGTGCAATCGAAGGTGGCGTTGACATTAAGACATTGAACTTAGGTTCTATGGCTCATTCACAGGGTAAAGTCGTTTGTACTAAAGCCGTATCAATGAGTCAGGATGATGTTGATACTATTGAAAAGATTATGGCTAAGGGTGTTAAGTTTGATGTGCGTAAAGTACCAAATGATTCACCTGATAACATCAATGCAATCCTTAATAAAGCTAAAGAAGGATTGTCTAAATAA
- a CDS encoding PTS mannose/fructose/sorbose transporter subunit IIC has translation MSAISIVLIAIVALLAGMEGILDEFQFHQPLVACTLIGLVTGHLKEGIILGGSLQMIALGWANVGAAVAPDAALASVASAIIMVLGLQGGSTNVTNAINTSIAVAVPLSVAGLFLTMICRTLAIPMVHFMDGAAEKGDYKAIERWQVAAILMQGLRIMIPAVILCFVPAKVVTGALNSMPAWLSGGMAVGGGMVAAVGYAMVINMMATKETWPFFALGFVLAAISELTLIALGVIGVVLALIYLGLKDNAGKGNGGAGGSGDPLGDILNDY, from the coding sequence ATGTCAGCAATTTCAATTGTGCTGATTGCGATTGTTGCTTTACTTGCAGGTATGGAAGGTATTCTTGATGAATTCCAGTTCCATCAGCCTCTAGTAGCATGTACGTTAATCGGCTTAGTTACTGGCCACTTAAAGGAAGGTATCATCCTTGGTGGTTCATTACAGATGATTGCCCTTGGTTGGGCAAACGTTGGTGCTGCTGTTGCACCAGATGCCGCTCTTGCATCAGTTGCTTCAGCAATCATCATGGTATTAGGTTTACAGGGTGGTAGTACAAACGTTACTAACGCTATCAATACTTCTATCGCTGTTGCCGTTCCACTATCAGTTGCAGGTTTATTCTTAACAATGATCTGTCGTACTCTTGCAATCCCTATGGTTCACTTCATGGATGGAGCTGCAGAAAAAGGTGACTATAAGGCTATTGAAAGATGGCAGGTTGCTGCAATCTTAATGCAGGGTCTTCGTATTATGATCCCAGCAGTTATCCTTTGCTTCGTTCCAGCTAAGGTTGTAACAGGTGCATTAAATTCTATGCCAGCTTGGTTATCTGGTGGTATGGCTGTTGGCGGTGGTATGGTTGCCGCTGTAGGTTATGCAATGGTTATCAACATGATGGCTACAAAAGAAACTTGGCCATTCTTCGCTCTTGGTTTCGTTTTAGCAGCTATCTCAGAACTTACATTAATCGCATTAGGTGTTATTGGTGTTGTTCTTGCTTTAATCTATCTTGGATTAAAAGACAATGCTGGTAAAGGTAATGGTGGCGCTGGAGGATCTGGAGATCCACTTGGTGACATCTTAAACGACTATTAA
- a CDS encoding PTS system mannose/fructose/sorbose family transporter subunit IID, with protein MADKITLSKKDRMDVCWRHQFLQGSWNYERMQNGGWCYSIIPAIKKLYTKEEDRAAALKRHLEFYNTHPYVSAPVMGVTLALEEERANGMPVDDQTVQGVKVGMMGPLAGVGDPVFWFTVRPILGALGASLALSGSIVGPLLFFVVWNLVRIAFLWYTQEFGYKVGTSIAKDMSGGLLGKVTEGASILGMFIIGALVQRWVSISFTPVVSQVTQSKGAYIEWDKLPKGAAGIKEALSQYSSLGANGLNQVKVTTLQQNLDQLVPGLAALLLTLLCCYLLKKKVSPIVIIIALFVVGIVARVIGIM; from the coding sequence ATGGCAGATAAGATTACACTATCTAAAAAAGATAGAATGGACGTATGCTGGCGTCATCAGTTCCTTCAGGGTTCTTGGAACTATGAACGTATGCAGAATGGTGGTTGGTGTTATTCAATTATCCCAGCTATCAAGAAATTATATACAAAAGAAGAAGATAGAGCCGCTGCATTAAAGCGTCATCTAGAATTCTATAATACACATCCTTATGTATCAGCTCCAGTTATGGGTGTTACATTAGCACTTGAAGAAGAACGTGCAAATGGTATGCCTGTAGATGACCAGACTGTACAGGGTGTTAAAGTTGGTATGATGGGACCTCTTGCTGGTGTTGGTGACCCAGTATTCTGGTTTACAGTAAGACCAATCTTAGGTGCATTAGGTGCTTCACTTGCATTATCAGGAAGCATTGTTGGACCATTACTATTCTTCGTAGTATGGAACTTAGTACGTATCGCATTCTTATGGTATACACAGGAATTCGGTTATAAAGTAGGTACTTCTATTGCTAAGGATATGTCAGGAGGACTTCTTGGTAAAGTTACTGAAGGTGCTTCTATCCTTGGTATGTTCATCATCGGTGCATTAGTACAGAGATGGGTATCTATCAGCTTTACTCCAGTAGTATCTCAGGTTACTCAGTCTAAAGGTGCTTATATCGAATGGGATAAGTTACCAAAGGGTGCTGCAGGTATCAAAGAAGCATTAAGTCAGTATAGCTCACTTGGTGCTAATGGATTAAACCAGGTTAAGGTTACTACTTTACAGCAGAACTTAGACCAGTTAGTACCTGGTTTAGCAGCATTATTACTTACATTATTATGCTGTTACTTATTAAAGAAAAAGGTATCTCCAATCGTTATCATCATCGCATTATTCGTTGTTGGTATCGTTGCAAGAGTTATCGGTATTATGTAA
- a CDS encoding DUF956 family protein: MAQSQNTKVDFSIKATSLNGLTNYGDVMVGDKAFEFYNEKNKEDFIQIPWEEIDYISASVYFNKKIARFAIFTKNNGHFTFSTRDNVKTLQVVGNHFPKEKMYRSPTFLTIIKRGIRYIFDSKYRHKVNDQA, from the coding sequence ATGGCGCAATCACAAAATACAAAAGTTGATTTTTCAATTAAAGCGACTTCACTAAATGGTTTAACTAACTATGGGGATGTCATGGTAGGGGACAAGGCCTTTGAGTTCTATAACGAAAAGAATAAAGAAGACTTTATTCAGATTCCATGGGAAGAAATTGATTATATCAGTGCTTCTGTATATTTTAATAAGAAAATTGCACGCTTCGCAATATTTACTAAAAACAATGGACATTTTACTTTCTCTACACGTGATAATGTGAAAACATTACAGGTGGTTGGAAATCATTTTCCTAAAGAAAAAATGTATCGTTCTCCTACATTCCTTACCATTATTAAAAGGGGTATACGATACATCTTTGACTCTAAATATCGACACAAAGTCAATGATCAGGCTTAA
- a CDS encoding TetR/AcrR family transcriptional regulator, whose amino-acid sequence MDKKMDRRVLKTKRAIYNAFVELLSEKEINHITITDISKKADINRKTFYNYYSDIYEVMEEIENLMVDTFIKRLDTIEFTNMTDFLTEVFSQFTEIINSDLVFFSHLFKTNNRSILIVKIVEAIKEYIRKRIEKEQELDIQKFNIVADFYIPGILSVYMNWFMNNHNISIEELSHILTDLILRGTEKK is encoded by the coding sequence ATGGATAAAAAGATGGACAGACGTGTTCTTAAAACAAAACGTGCAATATATAATGCTTTTGTAGAACTTTTATCCGAAAAAGAAATCAATCATATTACAATCACTGATATCTCTAAAAAAGCAGATATCAACCGTAAAACATTCTATAACTACTATTCAGATATCTATGAAGTTATGGAAGAGATAGAAAACCTGATGGTTGATACATTCATCAAAAGACTTGATACAATAGAATTTACGAATATGACTGATTTCCTCACAGAAGTCTTTAGTCAGTTTACTGAAATCATTAATAGTGATCTAGTCTTCTTTAGTCATCTCTTTAAGACAAATAATCGCTCTATTTTAATAGTAAAGATTGTAGAAGCGATTAAAGAATATATTCGTAAACGTATTGAAAAGGAACAGGAATTAGATATACAGAAATTTAATATTGTGGCTGATTTCTATATTCCTGGTATTTTATCTGTGTATATGAACTGGTTTATGAATAATCATAATATCTCTATCGAAGAATTATCTCATATCCTCACAGATCTTATTCTTCGTGGAACAGAAAAAAAATGA
- a CDS encoding HD domain-containing protein, with translation MTYIIQKKLRYLENCGRINETKNYIQHGSISVYTHCVNVARMSVKIAKWLPIQVNMDALVIGALLHDYFLYDWHDGEGRHLHGFTHPECAYKNAEMDYTLSPRVKNIIVRHMFPLTPIPPACKEAWIVCIADKICAIEETLFNR, from the coding sequence ATGACATACATTATTCAAAAGAAATTACGTTATCTAGAGAATTGTGGTCGAATCAATGAAACGAAGAATTATATACAGCATGGTTCTATTTCTGTTTATACACATTGTGTAAATGTCGCTCGTATGAGTGTTAAGATTGCGAAATGGCTCCCAATACAAGTCAATATGGACGCTTTAGTCATTGGCGCATTATTACATGATTATTTCTTATATGACTGGCATGATGGAGAAGGAAGACATCTCCACGGGTTCACTCATCCAGAATGTGCTTATAAAAATGCGGAAATGGATTATACATTATCACCACGAGTTAAAAATATTATAGTCAGACATATGTTTCCTTTAACTCCTATTCCTCCAGCATGCAAAGAAGCATGGATTGTATGTATTGCGGATAAGATTTGTGCAATAGAAGAGACGTTGTTTAACAGATAA
- a CDS encoding sensor histidine kinase, with protein sequence MLETNNISFIALSLMLLSFFYYVYSINIKKNLMKFIGSIVLLASVSIISSMLIHNGLLSICLLGLCLILFKQDSLLECLFISLYFIFLKVLTYVIMTWGINIFIYDLVLPIHDTIYGSDILLCLFLLLTGHLFKNYLLRIKEYTAFYLGIHSVLILIYLSYLITIFKKGSLPIESSIEIVLITILVILIYQMVNRILSIEKENYLVKLNNEELKFNKKNYENIISHMNEIRKIKHDMNHMLLSLLDDCEKKDYESLNNHIHNQLHTINKTQTVDTGNASLNLILSSQLSKIKDKNIEFIASQFDDDIPIDKVDFYVLLGNLLDNAIENCTSKSIKKIILDIYKENNDFIIDIKNTSINNPLVDNPYFNTTKEERGHGFGMRSIMNIVNKYHGEITYDYSYRYFSVQVKL encoded by the coding sequence ATGTTAGAAACAAATAATATAAGTTTCATTGCACTATCCTTGATGTTGTTGTCATTTTTCTACTATGTGTATTCTATCAACATAAAAAAGAACCTGATGAAGTTTATTGGTTCCATAGTCTTATTAGCATCTGTTTCTATTATTTCTTCTATGTTGATACACAATGGACTTCTTAGTATATGTCTATTAGGTTTATGCTTAATTCTGTTTAAACAGGACAGTCTTCTAGAATGTCTATTTATATCACTCTACTTTATCTTTCTTAAGGTTCTTACCTATGTGATTATGACATGGGGTATCAATATTTTTATATATGATCTAGTTTTACCTATTCATGATACAATCTATGGTTCAGATATCCTTTTATGTTTATTTTTACTTCTAACAGGGCATTTATTTAAGAATTATTTACTGCGTATTAAAGAATATACCGCCTTCTATCTTGGTATCCATTCTGTATTAATACTCATCTATTTGTCTTATCTTATAACTATTTTCAAGAAAGGTTCTCTTCCCATTGAAAGTTCTATAGAAATTGTACTGATTACTATTCTTGTGATATTGATCTATCAGATGGTTAATAGAATACTAAGTATAGAGAAAGAGAATTATCTAGTAAAATTAAACAATGAGGAATTGAAATTCAATAAGAAGAATTATGAAAATATCATTTCTCATATGAACGAAATCAGAAAGATTAAACATGATATGAATCATATGTTGTTGTCATTACTGGATGATTGTGAAAAAAAAGATTATGAATCACTCAATAATCATATTCATAACCAATTACATACAATAAATAAAACACAAACAGTGGATACAGGCAATGCCTCTTTGAATCTTATACTATCTTCTCAATTATCTAAGATTAAAGATAAGAATATTGAATTTATTGCCAGTCAATTTGATGATGATATCCCTATAGACAAAGTAGACTTCTATGTATTACTAGGTAACTTATTAGATAATGCGATTGAGAATTGTACATCAAAGTCTATTAAGAAGATTATTCTTGATATTTATAAAGAGAATAATGATTTCATTATTGATATTAAGAATACAAGCATCAATAATCCTCTTGTTGATAATCCATACTTCAATACTACTAAAGAAGAGAGAGGGCATGGGTTTGGAATGCGTTCTATTATGAATATAGTCAATAAGTATCATGGTGAGATCACCTATGATTACTCATATCGTTATTTTAGTGTTCAAGTCAAACTATAA
- a CDS encoding LytR/AlgR family response regulator transcription factor, which produces MAYKIAIVDDEENDLKHVCHHISDFFSSTDIELNTYIDALQFPIDIYFDVLFLDIDMPHVSGLDLAKEYKKRHQNALIIFITSHNELVYKACNIHPFDFIRKENLDIEMPDVLEEINYHLSHLHPSVTFYINGNAYILRKESILYCESFNHQTEIHFDTSSITVNMQLSDVERTIDSNHFKRVGRSYLVNMKKVTKLEGTTLYISEHYQIPISRRKKKLVLEYMKEVHL; this is translated from the coding sequence ATGGCGTACAAAATTGCGATTGTAGATGATGAAGAAAATGACTTAAAACATGTTTGTCATCATATAAGTGATTTCTTCTCATCTACAGATATAGAGCTTAATACGTATATAGATGCCTTACAATTTCCTATAGATATATATTTTGATGTCTTATTTCTCGATATCGATATGCCTCATGTTTCAGGATTAGATCTTGCGAAAGAGTATAAAAAAAGACATCAAAATGCCTTAATCATCTTTATTACTAGCCATAATGAACTTGTTTATAAAGCTTGTAATATTCATCCTTTTGACTTTATTAGAAAAGAGAATCTAGATATAGAAATGCCTGATGTATTAGAAGAAATCAACTATCATTTGTCTCATTTACATCCAAGTGTGACATTTTATATCAATGGAAATGCCTATATATTAAGAAAAGAGTCTATTCTTTATTGTGAAAGCTTCAATCATCAAACAGAGATACATTTTGATACATCTTCTATTACTGTCAATATGCAGCTAAGTGATGTAGAAAGAACGATTGATTCTAATCATTTCAAAAGAGTAGGACGTTCTTATCTAGTAAACATGAAAAAGGTGACCAAGCTAGAAGGTACAACATTATATATAAGTGAGCATTACCAGATACCAATAAGTAGAAGAAAGAAAAAGCTTGTATTAGAGTATATGAAGGAGGTGCATCTTTGA
- a CDS encoding ABC transporter ATP-binding protein, which translates to MLKVNHIKKSFKQNTVLEDINLEINKGECLYIHGKNGCGKSTLFKIICDIIQSDSGIIEKKPDTYIGALIENPGFIENESLRFNLEFLASINHHYNEERIRELCHMYSLDYDCSSTLKNYSVGMRQKAGIIQAVMEDQNLIFFDEPTRGLDEERIIVFENMVNTLVEGGKSIVIASHDRLPHVHYTYTYLLEEGKLKSEDY; encoded by the coding sequence ATGTTGAAAGTCAATCATATTAAAAAGAGCTTTAAACAAAACACTGTATTAGAAGATATAAATCTAGAAATAAATAAAGGAGAATGTCTCTATATACATGGAAAGAACGGATGTGGCAAATCTACACTCTTTAAGATCATCTGCGATATTATCCAAAGTGATTCAGGCATTATTGAAAAGAAGCCTGATACATATATAGGTGCACTTATAGAAAATCCAGGATTTATTGAAAATGAATCTTTAAGATTCAATCTTGAATTTCTAGCTTCTATTAATCATCACTATAATGAAGAAAGAATAAGAGAATTATGTCATATGTACTCATTAGATTATGATTGTTCTTCTACACTTAAGAATTATTCTGTAGGTATGAGACAAAAAGCAGGTATTATTCAAGCAGTGATGGAAGATCAGAACCTTATTTTCTTTGATGAACCAACAAGAGGCTTGGATGAAGAGAGAATTATCGTATTTGAGAATATGGTCAATACACTAGTAGAAGGTGGTAAAAGCATAGTGATTGCATCACATGACCGCTTACCACATGTTCACTATACATATACCTATTTACTAGAGGAGGGGAAACTTAAGAGTGAAGATTATTAA
- a CDS encoding Cof-type HAD-IIB family hydrolase yields the protein MKLIFCDMDGSLLNRRSKISSRTLEALIKLEEKGIGVILSSGRHINSLKKYGDMLHFEKYPMSGYSCNNGQAYHDHLGENVFEHERLNYDDYLKVRRYAKAHHYGFIVYINNKRVMFHYNESLLVRLLHLHKPIHGDAIFDKFVFYGRPSFDVEGLDYTCSLVDPYWLEIGPKGVDKGTMLERIARFHHIDLKDTIAFGNGENDLPMLIKAGTGVAMGNALEHVKEYSNAVCDDCDHDGIGKYLEDLLL from the coding sequence ATGAAGTTAATATTTTGTGATATGGATGGTTCATTACTAAACCGTCGTTCTAAAATCTCATCACGAACACTAGAGGCACTTATTAAACTAGAAGAGAAGGGAATAGGCGTTATTCTCTCGAGTGGTCGTCATATTAATAGTTTAAAGAAATATGGTGATATGCTTCATTTTGAAAAATATCCAATGAGTGGCTATTCATGCAATAATGGACAAGCTTATCATGATCATCTAGGAGAGAATGTATTTGAACACGAACGCTTAAACTATGATGATTACTTAAAAGTAAGAAGATATGCAAAAGCACATCACTATGGCTTTATTGTCTATATCAATAATAAAAGAGTGATGTTCCACTATAATGAATCTTTGCTTGTTCGATTACTACATTTGCATAAACCGATACATGGAGATGCAATATTTGATAAATTTGTCTTTTATGGACGTCCATCCTTTGACGTTGAGGGACTTGATTATACATGTTCTTTAGTTGATCCTTATTGGCTTGAAATAGGACCAAAAGGTGTAGATAAAGGAACAATGTTGGAGAGAATTGCACGTTTTCACCATATTGATTTAAAGGATACCATCGCTTTTGGAAATGGTGAAAATGATCTTCCTATGCTTATTAAGGCAGGAACAGGTGTCGCAATGGGTAATGCACTTGAACATGTGAAAGAATATTCTAATGCAGTATGTGATGATTGTGATCATGATGGAATAGGTAAATATCTGGAGGACTTACTATTATGA
- a CDS encoding helix-turn-helix transcriptional regulator, producing the protein MMNMSDYYDFSGQKFGYPLSLSINSFERHIFSRQKSLELSYVLQGEYQIVTEKFTSKLSKGELLMIAPGDIHLITHKKDGVILTIHIDFDRMTSAMSGNSTEAFSTMIVTNQAYDQLKNKISGILKLIRQENYNLYTLNAYMMDILSIASQVSFSMSSLPLQDEAHKNYMQAILYIDSHYNDNLTLGDVADTLSFSLSYTSKLFKKFTGITFVKYLNSVRIRASLEDLLEGIKNISEISDECGMPNSKAYTEAFKEIYGISPSNYRKRFKKNFAPTEEREMNLDNFDEILEDFINEEETIYEDEKCKITLNAEHIKLETEEEIKISQKGKRIQIVL; encoded by the coding sequence ATGATGAATATGTCGGACTATTATGATTTTTCAGGGCAGAAGTTTGGATATCCTCTCTCTTTAAGTATCAACAGCTTTGAACGTCATATCTTCTCTAGACAAAAGAGTCTAGAACTCTCTTATGTCTTGCAGGGAGAATACCAGATAGTGACAGAGAAGTTTACTTCTAAACTATCAAAAGGTGAACTTTTGATGATTGCACCCGGAGATATTCATTTGATTACGCATAAAAAAGATGGAGTAATTCTTACAATACATATAGATTTTGATCGTATGACTTCCGCAATGAGTGGGAATAGCACTGAAGCTTTTTCTACGATGATTGTTACAAATCAGGCTTATGATCAATTAAAAAATAAGATATCAGGGATTCTTAAACTTATTCGACAGGAAAACTATAACCTCTATACTCTTAATGCTTATATGATGGACATCCTCTCTATTGCTTCTCAGGTTTCTTTCTCTATGTCTTCTCTCCCTTTACAGGATGAAGCCCATAAGAACTATATGCAGGCTATTTTATATATCGATTCTCACTACAATGATAACTTAACTTTAGGTGATGTGGCAGATACACTTTCATTCAGTTTAAGTTATACATCTAAATTATTTAAGAAGTTTACTGGTATTACTTTTGTCAAGTATTTAAATAGTGTACGTATTCGTGCTTCTTTAGAAGATTTACTAGAAGGAATAAAGAATATATCAGAAATATCGGATGAATGCGGTATGCCTAATTCTAAAGCCTATACAGAAGCGTTTAAAGAAATCTATGGTATATCACCGAGTAATTATAGAAAACGTTTTAAGAAGAATTTTGCACCTACAGAAGAAAGAGAAATGAATCTCGATAACTTTGATGAAATATTAGAAGATTTCATTAATGAAGAAGAAACTATCTACGAAGATGAGAAATGCAAGATCACTTTAAACGCAGAACATATTAAGCTGGAAACAGAAGAAGAAATAAAAATATCCCAAAAAGGTAAGCGCATACAAATTGTTTTATAA